DNA from Aliarcobacter skirrowii CCUG 10374:
CTAGTAGAGAGTGCAAATATTGAAGCAACTGATGGGAAAAATATTGCAGATGATATGATAAAAGGGTATGAAAAATTATCTTCAAAAATATCTTCTACAAAAGAGATTATTGAAAATGTTACAATTTTTAGTAAAGATCAAGAGTTAGCAATATCAAAAATTAATCAAACTCTAGCAAATCTTGATGAAACTACACAAAAAAATGCGCAAACTGCATCAAATATAGACTCTTTATCAAATGAAGTATCAAATCTATCAGATAAATTACTAGAAATTACATCATCTTCAAAAATTAAAAATAAAGATTATTAGAAGTAAATCTAACCTCTATTTAGATAATATTTTAAAATTATATAAAAAGAGATAGATGATGTTTGTACTTAAAAAAATAGTTTCAGCTTTTTTACTTCCCATTCCAATTGGAGTTTTTTTATTACTTATAGCTTTATTTTTTTTGCTAAAAAACTCACAAAAAAGAGCAAAAATCTTTCTGTTTTTGGCTATTTTTTGGTTTTTGCTTATTTCAAATCAAACTATCTCAAATATGATAATTGCTCCACTTGAAAATTCACACAAAGCCCTAATCAATACTCCAAATGATGCTAAATATATTTTAGTGTTAGGAAATGGTCATAAAACAAATGAAAATTTTGCAATCACTTCAGAGCTTAATACAACAGCAATTAATAGATTAGTTGAAGGAATAAGACACTATAAAAATCTAAAAGAGAGTAATAAAAATATAAAACTAATTTTAAGTGGTTATGCTTATGATGATCCAAATACACATGCAAAAATGCAAAAAAAATTAGCTATAAATTTAGGTGTTGAAGCTGAAGATATAATCACTTTAGATACTCCAAAAGATACAAAAGAGGAGGCTATTGAAG
Protein-coding regions in this window:
- a CDS encoding ElyC/SanA/YdcF family protein, with the protein product MMFVLKKIVSAFLLPIPIGVFLLLIALFFLLKNSQKRAKIFLFLAIFWFLLISNQTISNMIIAPLENSHKALINTPNDAKYILVLGNGHKTNENFAITSELNTTAINRLVEGIRHYKNLKESNKNIKLILSGYAYDDPNTHAKMQKKLAINLGVEAEDIITLDTPKDTKEEAIEAKKIVKNEKLILVTSASHMKRASLLFKKEGLNIIESPTNHKYFVSSYPSSYFNATNIKKVELAFHEYLGIFYSYIKGDI